Proteins co-encoded in one Nicotiana sylvestris chromosome 7, ASM39365v2, whole genome shotgun sequence genomic window:
- the LOC104230503 gene encoding uncharacterized protein, protein MKPVVGTVVSNKMQKSVVVAVDRLFHNKLYNRYVKRTSKFMAHDQNDECNIGDRVKLDHSRPLSKRKHWVVSEILKRARIYVPPPKSSSETDSKTGVSANAN, encoded by the exons ATGAAGCCGGTGGTGGGAACAGTAGTGTCAAACAAGATGCAGAAATCAGTAGTGGTGGCTGTAGATAGACTCTTCCACAACAAGCTTTACAATCGCTATGTGAAGCGCACCTCTAAATTCATGGCTCATGACCAGAACGACGAATGCAACATCGGCGACCGC GTAAAGTTAGATCATTCAAGACCATTGAGCAAGCGTAAGCACTGGGTTGTTtctgaaattttgaaaagagctaGAATTTATGTACCTCCACCAAAATCCAGCTCTGAGACTGACAGTAAGACGGGAGTGTCTGCCAATGCTAATTAG
- the LOC104230502 gene encoding pentatricopeptide repeat-containing protein At4g31070, mitochondrial, producing MGKLIGRSLSTLASSSSDIHNTIKQLVLKGKYDQALELYSAKAHCFSNCHANINFLLPSIIKACAHTKAHQFFGCQLHCYVLKNGYSSESTISNSLISMYAKFSDTKAAYQLFDTMPNRDTISWNSMINCYYQNGYLFQSLELFKEMYVQGFAPKPELMACILSACVETKNLRLGRAMHALTIVDERIENSIFFLTALVDFYWKCRAPDSAYHVFQRMEVRNEVSWTAMLSGYIAGELYIEALELFREMQVENVKPNRVTLTSILPACAELGAEKYGKEIHGYAFRHGFDSDSHFSSAIVHMYSQCGEALRGIKKIFDRSTKKDVVLWTAIITSYSRSKSSCQEAIKLFNEMQLSGIRLNDVTLLAVISACTNLLSVCHGRGLHGYVFRSGLNSQLFIGNSLINMYSKCGFLKDSAQVFQEMAIRDSASWSALISAYGTHGFGDKAVELFHEMKESGIKIDSIALLAVLSACNHSGLFEEGKKLFDEASEDKSFSMTVELYACYIDLLGRAGKLEDASEVISRMPMKPSNRIWSSLIASCKLHGKLEVAEHLAHRLTNSEPGNAANFALLSLVYAESENWPGVEDVRREMKERKLRKSYGFSRIELDE from the coding sequence ATGGGAAAACTAATCGGACGGTCACTATCAACtttagcatcatcatcatcagataTTCACAACACGATCAAACAGTTGGTTCTGAAGGGAAAATATGATCAAGCGCTTGAGCTTTACAGTGCAAAAGCTCACTGCTTTTCCAACTGCCATGCAAATATCAACTTCCTTCTTCCTTCAATCATCAAGGCTTGTGCTCATACGAAAGCCCATCAATTCTTCGGCTGTCAGCTTCACTGCTATGTCCTTAAAAATGGGTATTCTTCAGAATCCACAATATCCAATTCTCTTATATCaatgtatgcaaaattctccgaTACAAAAGCTGCATACCAACTGTTTGATACAATGCCGAATAGAGATACCATATCCTGGAATTCCATGATAAATTGCTATTATCAAAATGGGTATTTATTTCAGTCATTGGAGTTGTTTAAGGAGATGTATGTACAGGGTTTTGCGCCAAAGCCTGAGTTAATGGCTTGCATTTTATCTGCATGTGTTGAGACCAAGAATTTGAGACTAGGAAGAGCTATGCATGCTCTTACAATAGTTGATGAAAGAATAGAAAATTCAATTTTCTTTCTAACTGCATTGGTAGACTTCTATTGGAAATGTCGTGCGCCGGACTCGGCTTACCATGTTTTTCAGAGAATGGAAGTGAGAAACGAGGTATCATGGACTGCAATGCTATCTGGATACATAGCTGGGGAGTTGTACATCGAAGCACTTGAATTATTTCGCGAAATGCAGGTGGAAAATGTTAAACCAAATAGAGTTACATTGACTAGTATATTACCAGCTTGTGCTGAGTTGGGTGCAGAAAAGTATGGAAAAGAGATTCATGGTTATGCATTTCGCCATGGGTTCGACTCGGACTCTCATTTTTCATCTGCTATTGTACACATGTATTCTCAATGTGGGGAAGCATTGCGGGGTATAAAGAAGATATTCGATCGTTCAACTAAAAAAGATGTGGTATTGTGGACTGCTATCATAACGAGCTATTCTCGAAGTAAATCTAGTTGTCAAGAAGCTATAAAGCTTTTCAATGAGATGCAGCTGAGTGGAATTCGACTGAATGATGTTACTTTATTGGCAGTAATCTCTGCTTGTACTAATCTGTTATCAGTATGCCATGGGAGGGGACTGCATGGTTATGTTTTTAGAAGTGGTCTTAACTCACAGTTGTTCATTGGTAACTCCCTCATAAATATGTACTCAAAATGTGGTTTTCTTAAGGACTCTGCTCAAGTTTTCCAAGAGATGGCTATAAGAGATTCTGCATCATGGAGTGCGCTAATCAGTGCTTATGGGACTCATGGTTTTGGAGATAAAGCTGTGGAACTTTTTCATGAGATGAAAGAGAGTGGGATAAAGATTGATTCCATTGCATTACTTGCAGTTTTATCAGCTTGTAATCACAGTGGTCTTTTTGAGGAGGGAAAGAAGCTCTTTGATGAAGCGTCAGAGGATAAGAGCTTCTCAATGACTGTGGAGCTCTATGCTTGCTACATTGATCTCCTGGGAAGGGCAGGTAAGCTAGAAGATGCTAGTGAAGTCATTAGCAGAATGCCTATGAAACCTAGCAACAGAATTTGGAGTTCCCTGATTGCTTCTTGTAAATTACATGGAAAACTGGAAGTTGCAGAACATTTGGCTCACAGACTCACCAACTCTGAACCCGGAAATGCTGCTAATTTTGCTTTATTAAGCTTGGTATATGCTGAATCCGAAAACTGGCCTGGAGTGGAAGATGTAAGGCgagaaatgaaagaaagaaagcTGAGAAAAAGCTACGGGTTCAGCAGAATTGAGTTAGATGAATAG